In Salmo salar unplaced genomic scaffold, Ssal_v3.1, whole genome shotgun sequence, the DNA window CACGTTCTATATGTCTTGAGGGGATGCACAGCCTCATTCTACCACTACAGCCAGAAAAAAAGGGTTATGTCCTTATCAGCCTATAGACGTTAATTTCATACCCCTGTAGTTGCAGCAAACTTGCAAGGAatccccaccaccactcctgcagcagctgctaccaccaccacccctgcagcagctgtcaccaccaccactcctgcagcagctgtcaccaccaccaccgctgcagcagctgtcaccaccaccactcctgcagcagctgtcaccaccactactcctgcagcagctgtcaccaccaccactcctgcagcagctgtcaccaccaccactcctgcagcagctgtcaccaccaccactcctgcagcagctgtcaccaccaccactgctgcagcagctgtcaccaccaccactcctgcagcagctgtcaccaccaccactcctgcagcagctgtcaccaccaccactcctgcagcagctgtcaccaccaccaatcctgcagcagctgtcaccaccaccactcctgcagcagctgtcaccaccaccactgctgcagcagctgtcaccaccaccactcctgcagcagctgtcaccaccactactcctgcagcagctgtcaccaccaccaatcctgcagcagctgtcaccaccaccactcctgcagcagctgtcaccaccaccactcctgcagcagctgtcaccaccaccactcctgcagcagctgtcaccaccaccactcctgcagcagctgtcaccaccaccactcctgcagcagctgtcaccaccaccactcctgcagcagctgtcaccaccaccactgctgcagcagctgtcaccaccaccactcctgcagcagctgtcaccaccaccactcctgcagcagctgtcaccaccaccactcctgcagcagctgtcaccaccaccactcctgcagcagctgtcaccaccaccactcctgcagcagctgctaccaccaccacccctgcagcagctgtcaccaccaccactcctgcagcagctgctaccaccaccacccctgcagcagctgtcaccaccaccactcctgcagcagctgtcaccaccaccaccgctgcagcagctgtcaccaccaccactcctgcagcagctgtcaccaccactactcctgcagcagctgtcaccaccaccactcctgcagcagctgtcaccaccaccactcctgcagcagctgtcaccaccaccactcctgcagcagctgtcaccaccaccactcctgcagcagctgtcaccaccaccactgctgcagcagctgtcaccaccaccactcctgcagcagctgtcaccaccaccactcctgcagcagctgtcaccaccaccactcctgcagcagctgtcaccaccactactcctgcagcagctgtcaccaccaccactcctgcagcagctgtcaccaccaccactcctgcagcagctgtcaccaccaccactcctgcagcagctgtcaccaccaccactcctgcagcagctgtcaccaccaccgctcctgcagcagctgtcaccaccaccgctcctgcagcagctgtcaccaccaccgctgctgcagcagctgtcaccaccaccactcctgcagcagctgtcaccaccactactcctgcagcagctgtcaccaccaccactcctgcagcagctgtcaccaccaccactcctgcagcagctgtcaccaccaccactcctgcagcagctgtcaccaccaccactcctgcagcagctgtcaccaccaccactgctgcagcagctgtcaccaccaccactcctgcagcagctgtcaccaccaccactcctgcagcagctgtcaccaccaccactcctgcagcagctgtcaccaccaccactcctgcagcagctgtcaccaccaccactcctgcagcagctgtcaccaccaccacacctgcagcagctgtcaccaccaccactcctgcagcagctgttaccaccaccaccactcctgcagcagctgtcaccaccaccactcctgcagcagctgttaccaccaccactcctgcagcagctgttaccactcctgcagcagctgtcaccaccacaactcctgcagcagctgttaccaccaccactcctgcagcagctgttaccaccaccacttcaACCATTTTCGCTGTTGTTGCATCAACTGACCCTCCATCTTCTAGTGAAGGAATCCTGAAGGTTCAGTTCAGTCTCAACCAGACGTTCAACTCAGATCTTTCCAACACGTCCTCTTCAGCATTCAAGAATCTGGCTGCCAAAGTGCAATCTGACGTAAGTATCAGGGCAATTCCATGCCAGCGTGTATGTTTTATtttatcactacagaccctggttcgattccaggctgtatcacagcggtctaaggcactgcatctcagtgctagaggcgtcactacagaacctggttcgattccaggctgtatcacagcggtctatggcactgcatctcagtgctagaggcgtcactacagaacctggttcgattccaggctgtatcacagcggtctatggcactgcatctcagtgctagaggcgtcactacagaccctggttcgattccaggctgtatcacagcggtctaaggcgctgcttctcagtgctagaggcttcactacagaccctggttcgattccaggctgtatcacagtggtctaaggcactgcatctcagtgctagaggcttcactacagaccctggttcgattccaggctgtatcacagtggtctaaggcactgcatctcagtgctagaggctacactacagaacctggtttgattccaggctgtatcacaactggccctgattgggagtcccatagggcggtgcacaattggcccagcgtcgtcctggttagggtttggttgggggggtaggccatcaatgtaaataagagtttgttcttaactgacctgcctagttaaataaaggttcaatacatAAATGTAAGTGTCCCTTTTAGACCTGTGCATGCCTCCTGTAAaacccctatcatcagtgagcctgtacatgcctcctgtaaacccctatcatcagtgagcctgtacattcctcctgtaaacccctatcatcagtgagcAGTACATTCCTCCTGTAaacccctatcatcagtgagcctgtgcatgcctcctgtaaaacccctatcatcagtgagcctgtacatgcctcctgtaaacccctatcatcagtgagcctgtacattcctcctgtaaacccctatcatcagtgagcAGTACATTCCTCCTGTAaacccctatcatcagtgagcctgtacatgcctcctgtaaaaccctatcatcagtgagcctgtacatgcctcctgtaaaacccctatcatcagtgagcagtacatgcctcctgtaaaacccctatcatcagtgagcAGTACATTCCTCCTGTAaacccctatcatcagtgagccgtacatgcctcctgtaaaaccCTATCATCATTGAGCCGTACATGCCAAGTCAAAAAGGATACTATTGAGAGGCCTATTTGTTATGAAAGACAATTTAACCAAAGCTTCTAATAATGCCGTCAAGGGCCCTGTTTTCATTGAACCTTTGATCATCCTATCTTTCAACGCAGGTGAACAAGGTTTTTGCTGGGACGCCAGGATTCCGTCATTGCATTGTCAACTTATTCAGGTAAGTGTATGAATTCTCATTACTGATTGACTAGGTTTCTGTTCTACCTTGTGTTATTTGTactactacattgatattgattactgcattgttgggtttaatgCTTGCAAGAaaaggcatttcactgcacttgggcacatgacattaaaacttgaaaactTTGACGAttctggtgatgatgatgatgatttctgaAGGTTGTccattttctctccttctcctgagTAGGAATGGGAGTGGATCTGTAGTTACTGACATGACCCTCGTGTACGACAAGCAGTCTTCGGTTCCCAGCTCAAGCAGCGCACAGACAATTCTCGCCAACAGTTCCACCTCCCTGAACATTCTACCAGGCAGCATCAGTGTTGGTAAGTATTCATCTCCAGGGgcggactggccatctggcattttgggcaaatgcccagatgggctggtccattttcAGTCCAGTGGGTCTGTCTAACGTGTTTTTCTGGGTGTAAAAATTATAATTATCTGGCTAATAATTTGGGGGAAAATGAGCCAATATGTTAAAAATGCCAGGCccaatttctggtcccagtccgcccctgtTTCACTGTCACCATACACATCTATAAGAGCAAAGTCAACATTTGAACAGAAACATGAAAAGACAATCCACTTTTGTAATTTACTGTgtatcccgtgtggctcagttggtagagcatggtgtttgcaatgccagggttgtgggtttgatccccacgggggaccagtacgggaaaaaaatgtatgcattcactactgtaagttgctctggagaagagcgtctgctaaatgactaaattgtaaATGTAACAATATCTCTGTTTTTCCTACTTTTTCAGTGTCAGGAAGTGCTCCCCGACCCACTGCCTTCACTCTGGCTGCTTTGGCTCTGTTAATGGTACAGCTGCTAGGCTAGCTAATAGCCTGGGGCATAGCTGCTGTGGCTCTGCTAGCTGCTGTGGCTCTGCTAGCTAACCAATAGCCTGGGACATAGCTGCTGTGgctctgctagctgctagctaaccAATAGCCTGGGACATAGCTGCTGTGGCATTGGTTTAACCAATCAACGGTTTCCCATCTCTCATAGGATTCTAGCTTTTAGTTGCTACACCCATTTTTTGACTTATAAATTATATCttcccattgattctagaagaatataacatatgaatgcctcatgagtttagctcaactgtcgtaccccatcagaacccaaaatataaacttgttttactccaatgtttctaaacaatcctaacaaacactgtatagctttaAAACATTATTAAAACTATAAttctgatatcatggatggtcagtattTGCatgcatagctctgtctattttattttaactaggcaagtcagttaagaacaaattcttatttataagacttgcctagttaaataaaaaaatgaagagCTGTTTAAATTGACCTAAAGCGGACATTGGCTGCACGAAGACGCATTAACAGAAATCCCATGTAGCCTTGTTGGAACACTGGAATGCGAGATGTAATCAACACCTCGATTAGGTTGATAATGATAATCATTTTAATGATTTTACAAAATTGAGCGTCAAATATTTTCTATATAACCTACACACTTGCCTCGTTGTGAACTTGTAACACGAGTAGGGCCGGTGTACTTTTCGTGATGAAGAGCTGCTGCTTACCGATTTGACAGCTGATTTGGATCAGCTACACCTCCGACAGTACCAAAACCCTAGCTGTCGGCTACCTCTGGTTAACAGCTGATTTGATGGAAGCTAGGGCCTTTATCTTTCaagttacctttatttaacactTATAGGCtctcacagacatcaattcatgaTGTATTCACACTTGCACACTATTTATCCGTCAAATTTTTATACTGAAAATAACTAAAAGAAACAACAACTTTCCTATTGtacaatttttaaattt includes these proteins:
- the LOC123733260 gene encoding cell wall protein DAN4-like, whose amino-acid sequence is TTTPAAAVTTPAAAVTTTTPAAAVTTTTPAAAVTTTTSTIFAVVASTDPPSSSEGILKVQFSLNQTFNSDLSNTSSSAFKNLAAKVQSDVNKVFAGTPGFRHCIVNLFRNGSGSVVTDMTLVYDKQSSVPSSSSAQTILANSSTSLNILPGSISVVSGSAPRPTAFTLAALALLMVQLLG